From Balneola sp. MJW-20:
GAAGGCTTGCTAAAGACAACTCCATTCCACTTGTTCTGGTTCCCGAAGAAAAGATCTTCAGCCTCGTGGGTGATGTAAATGACCAGGGCATCGTCGCTTTGATCTCACCCGTACAATACCTGGATTATTATGAATGGGCAGAATCTTTGCACATCAATGATGCGACCGGTGTGCTGTTATTACAAGGTATTGAGGACCCGCATAATTTCGGAGCCATTCTGAGAACCGCTGCTGCCGCAGGGATGGATGCCGTAATTGTACCTACCCAACATCAGTCCCCTATCACACCGGCGGTAATGAAAAGTTCGGCAGGCACCGCCGGCAAAATACCCATCATCCGTGTACATGATCTGAATCAAGCTTTGAAAGATCTCTCACTCACCGGTTTTTCAGTTCACGCTCTGGACGGAAAAGGGTCAGAAACGATCTGGGAAACCGGAATAAACGGACCTTCTGCTTTTCTGATCGGAAATGAGGGCAAAGGAATACCCGATGACATTCTGAAAAAATGCACTTCTGTGATCAGCATCCCGATGAGTAACGAAGTAGAGTCACTTAATGCGTCTGTAAGTGCCTCTGTGGTCTGCTTTGAATGGCGACGCCGGCACACGGTTCAGTAGATCAGATAGGGCCTGCGCGTGTCCCTGAATGCGCTGACTTCTTCAGCCCATTCCGGAAGTTCCCCGTTATTCTCCAGTATTTCTTTCAATCCTATACCAGAGAGGTTATTTATGAAAGGAAGCACTTCAAAATTCCGGGTATGACCTTTCACAAATAGCAGCAGATCGTAGCCGAAAGCAACCGGGTCCAGTTTATGGGGATCCACTGATTCCGGATCGATAATAATAGCGGTGCACTCCTCCCCCTCAAATTTAGGGCTCAACGCTTTTCCCGGAATAGAAACGGGAGTAAAAGATCCTTTACGGAGGTTCAAACCATGCTTTTCTGCGAGCTCTTCCAGTTCATATTCTTCAAAGTCCAGGTCCGGGGACCCGATCTGCAGGAATGGATCCTGCGTGCCGCGCCCTTCCGACACATTTGTTCCTTCAAACAATACGGTTCCCAGATAAACATAAGCGTGTTTATAGGAAGGTAGATTCGGGGACGGACTGAACCAATTCAATCCGGTATCCTGCCATTTCATATACCGGTTCCAGCCTTCGGTCTTGATTACTCTGATTTCAGGATCCCCTGCAAGCTCGAGCCAGGACTCACCCACTGCCATTTTAGCAATTTCACCTATACTGAGTCCGTAAACTGCGGGCATGGGATAAGCCCCAACAAATGACTGGTACTCCTGTCGCAGAGAGAAACCGCTGATATAATCTCCACCTGCAGGATTCGGCCGGTCCAGTATCCATAGTTCTTTGTCCGTTTCGCTTAGGGCTTCAATCACTTTTCCCATCGTGCTGCTGTAAGTAAAAAAACGGGCTCCCACATCCGGAAGGTCGAATAGGATCAGGTCTACTTCCCCGAGCATTGCTTCAGTAGGTTTACGGTTTCCCTGATAGAGAGAGTAAACAGGTAGACCTGATGCAGAATCAATTCCATCCCTGATCTTTTCACCTGCTCCTGCCTGCCCTCTGAACCCGTGTTCCGCTGCAAAAAGTGCCCGTATATCAAGATCCAATGATATCAGGGTATCCAGCATATGTACTCCGTCCACTCTTGAAGCCGGATTCATAAGCAATCCAATTCTTTTCCCTCTCAGCTCTTCAACATACCTGTCCAGTAAGACTTCGGATCCCAATTTAACCAAAGGATCAGCAGACTGAGAAGAGGTCTCTGTGCACCCGGATAGCTGAATGGAGATAATGAACAGTATGAATAGCACGTAATTTGTCATATGGCTAAAATAAAAAAAGCAGACCCGAAGACCTGCTTTAAAAATAGATATATACCGATCATTATGCCTGATTAGCAACTACATCTGATTCCGGAAAGAAATAGGCGGCTTCGATCTTTCCGTTTTCAACGGAATCGGAACCGTGGATTATATTCTCGCCTAAACTATCCGCAAATTCAGCACGGATCGTACCTTCATCTGCTTCGGCTGGATTGGTTGCACCGATCAGTTCGCGAAAATCTGCTATCGCATTTTCCTTTTCCAGGATCATAGGAACACAAGCACCGCTGCTCATAAATTCGCATAACTCATCATAAAATGGTCTATCTTTATGCACTGCATAAAATCCGCCAGCTGTATCTTTGGTCAGACGGGTCATTTTCATTGCAAGTATTTTAAAGCCAGCTTCCTGAATTCTTTTTGTCACTTCTCCGATAAGTCCTTTTTTGACGCAATCGGGTTTTAGTATAGTGAGTGTTCTTTCTTTAGACATTACTATCGTTGGTTAATTTTTTGTAACATTAAATGATTATCAATCTCTTCAAAGTACCTGTAAGATAAGGGTATTTAGGCGAATTTATAACTCTCTCGGAAGAAGAGTTTTTTTCTGTTTTCCATGATTAATAAACATCAAAAGAGCTTTATATGGCGGTTCCATTTGGGGTCAGATCCGGAAGATCTGTGGCCCTATTTGTCTGACATAAACCGGTTATTCAAGTCGCTCGGTACGATACCTATTTACCCGGCCACGATCTCAAGGACAATACCCAAGGGATTTCATGAGCTTACCCATCAACATCTGAAGTCACTGGCGGTTTGGCAGGAAGAACCCGTCATGTGGGAAAAACCTCACCGATTCGGAATGAACAGGCATTATCGTTCCGGTATCTTTAAAGAGCTGAGAGTTTTAGCAGACATCAGTACTTCAACAGATAAGACCCGGCTTGAGATCAAGATTCATCTTACTACGGTCTCGCCATTACTGACGGTGCCAATAAATCTCTACTTCGGCTATTACCTGAAGAAAAGATTATCGAAACAGCTGAGGATCATAGATGAGGCCTGTAAAGCTAAAAAGGAATTATACGAACTCAACAAAGCCAATAAACTGAGTCGTTTCAGCCGCAGAAGATTAAAAAAGATCATTCCGGTACTTGTAAAAGAAACAAAGCGAAAGAGGATTGTTAACCGCCTTGCAGACTATCTGGAAAAAGCGGATGATGAACAGCTGAGCAGGATCCACCCCTACGAACTTGCAGAATACTGGGGTGAAAAGAAATTCTCTGTGCTGAATGTATTTCTGCACGCGGCAAATAATGATCTTCTGGATTTCGGCTGGGATATTTGCTGCCCGAATTGTAATTCTCCAAAACATCACTTCCGGAAATTCAGTGAAGCATATACCCCCCTGCGATGTGATGAGTGCGATCTTGAATATTCCATGGACTTTAATAAAAACACTCAGTTAATATTCCGGCCAAACCCGCTGATTAGACGGATCATTAATAAACAATACTGTGCCGGAGGCCCGGGTTCTAAGCCATTCAGAATATCCCAGCATTACCTGGAACTGGGTGAAGACAAGTATCTCAAAGTTCACCTGGAAGAAGGAACCTATATATTTAAATCACATCAGAATAAAGGCCATTTAAAGATCCATGTACGTGAATCCGGAGCTGATAATGTGACGTTGTATCTGACCGATGAAGACTTTAAGGGACAGGAAGTAACCATATCTACCCGGCCAAACCTTGTACTGAGCAACCGATCATCAAAGAAAGTGGTTTGCTTTCTGGATAAAGAAAACTGGAAGCAGGAAGCCATCTATGCGAGCGAAGTGAGCTCTTCCGTTGATTTTCGTTCTCTTTTTTCGAGGGAGTTGATCAAAGAAAGCACTAAAATTAAAACCACCGACCTCACCATTCTTTTCACAGACCTGATGAATTCCACAGAAATGTATCTTCAGGAAGGCGATGAAATGGCGATAGGCCGGGTGATGAGTCATTTTAAGATCATACAGCAGATCGTAGCTGAAGAAAGAGGCGGGATCGTAAAGACCATCGGTGACTCCGTAATGGCTGTTTTCCGGGAGCCCGTATCCGCTCTCAAAGCTATTCAACGTATTCAGCAGATCTTTACCACTTCTACCTCTCTTGGAGATTCCTTCAAGATAAAAGCCGGAATACACATGGGCGATTGTACCGCAGTTAATCTAAATGGTAAGATAGATTACTTCGGTACAACGGTTAATCTGGCCTCCCGACTGGTAGATGTAGCCAAAGAAAAAGAAGTCATGTTATCTGAGGCAGTATTCGATCACCCTGACGTACAGCTTTACCTGGACCGGAATAGTGACACTTTCTTCGTTAAGGAAACTCAGCCCGAACTCAAGGGATTTGAGGATGAGGAGATCAAGATCAAACAGATACGTATGGAACGCCCGACCATGCGCCTGGTGATTTAATTTATAAACAGGCTCTTCTTTAATTATCTTTCGGCTCACCTTTCATACTGCGGAGCCATGATAAAATCCAATACGCACCCTTCTATTGCGGACAGTACGATCCGTATGAATAAAAAGAAGAATATAGCTCTGATCGCCCATGATCATCGGAAACCGGATCTTCTGGACTGGGCAGAGTTTAATAAAGATCTGCTATCCCAACATAATCTATTCGGCACCGGAACGACCGGGTCTCTGGTGGCTGATAAACTAGACCTGAAGGTGCATACTTTCAAAAGCGGACCGCTGGGAGGCGACCTTCAGATAGGATCAGCAATAGTAGATAATGAGATCGATGTAATGATCTTTTTCTGGGATCCATTACTGGCACAACCTCATGATGTGGACGTGAAAGCCCTGCTCAGGATCAGTGTGGTTTACAATATTCCTATTGCCTGCAGCAGGTCATCGGCAGATTTTCTGATCACTTCTCCGCTTATGGATGCCGAGTACCATCGCTTTATAGTAGATTATTCACAACGATTTAAAGATCCCCTCAAATGAACCATCTTAAAGATGAAAGTAGCCCCTATTTAAAACAGCATAAAGATAATCCGGTCGATTGGTATCCATGGGGTGAAGAGGCCTTTGAAAAGGCGAAAAAAGAAAATAAGCCGGTATTTTTATCCATCGGGTACAGTACTTGTCACTGGTGTCATGTGATGGCGCATGAGAGTTTTGAAGATGATGATATCGCCGGCAAGATGAACGATGCCTTCATCAATATTAAAGTAGACAGAGAAGAGCTACCGCATATAGACAGTATGTACATGACGGTCTGCCAGCTGATCAATGGTCACGGTGGCTGGCCGTTGACCATCGTGATGACCCCGGAAAAAGAGCCCTTCTTTGCAGCCACATACATTCCTAAAGATGCGAGGCAAAATCGCATCGGAATGAGACAACTCATTCCCGGTATCAAAGGTATGTGGAATAACGAGCCGGACCGGATCAATAAAGCGATCACTAAGATCCGTGAAGGATTTGAGAGATCACAATTGTTTGAAGAGAGTAGTGCGCCCGACCGCAGTGCTATTGAGAATGCAGTCAGGAATCTTAAGAACAGTTTTGATCCGGAATATGGCGGTTTTGGCTCTGCACCAAAATTCCCGTCTCCCCATAATCTCAGGTTCCTCTTAAGGGAGTATCTGAGGGATGAGGATCCTGAACTTGAAAAGATCATAACGGAAACACTGCGTTCAATGAGACTTGGAGGACTCTGGGATCATATAGGGTATGGTTTTCACCGCTATTCGACCGATCGGGAATGGCTGCTGCCCCACTTTGAAAAAATGCTTTATGACCAGGCCCTGCTCATGATAACCTACGCAGAAGCCTACTCCCTCTTCGGAGAAGCTCTTTTCGAGCAGACTGTACATGAGATAGCTGACTATCTTAAACGAAATATGCTGGACGGGTCCGGGCTGTTCTATGCAGCAGAAGATGCAGATTCGGAGGGTGAAGAAGGTAAGTTCTATGTGTTTGAAAGTACTGAAGTCCGTGAATTACTCGATGAAGATGATACCGATAAATTTATATCTCTTTTCGGGTTCAGCGATGAAGGTAATTTTGAAGATGAGTCAACAGGACTAAAAACCGGCAAAAATATACCCCGCCTGAAGTATCAGCTGCCTAAGGAAGAGCAGGAATGGTTTGAGCGGGTCCGCCCGGAATTATTCAGCTACCGTGAAAAAAGAGTTTCACCGGGACTGGATAATAAGATCCTGACCGACTGGAATGCTTTGTTGATAAGTGCACTGGCAGAAGCTGGAGCAGCACTGGATTCTGCTGAATTAATAGAAATGGCAGAGACAGCCTATAAAGCTCTTATCGAAAACCATTACCGGCTGGACGAAGGTTTATTCCACATCCTGAACGATGCTAAACGTATTCCTGCACTGGCCGATGATTATGCCTTTACCGTCCGGGCAGCACTGGATCTGTACCGCACTACTGCTGAAGCCAAATATCTCAAGCACGCCATCAACCTGAACAATGAGTACACTGATTCTTTTTATGATCATAAAGACGGGGGTTTTTATCTAAGTAAAGAAGCGGATGATCAAGTGCTGGGTCTGCAAAAACAGATCTTTGACGGTGCGGTTCCTTCCTCAAATTCAGTTACTATGTTCAATCTTGCAGAGCTGGGCCGGCTGACCGGAAATATCAATTATGATGAGATCCTGGAACAATGCATTAAGCGCTTCTCCGTGGAAATGAAACGTTATGGTTCCAGCATCACCATGGGAATGATGGCCTTACAACGCACTATTGACCCACAGGCAGAAGTAGTGATCACCACCGCCGAAAACCAGGACGAGATCATGTCAGAGATCAATAAACACTTTATTCCGGATTGTGTGATCCACCTACTGAATGATCAAAATAAAAAGGACATCGAAGCTATCGCACCCTATACAAAGGATTATGAAACCAGCGGATCCGATATTCTTATATACGTTTGCCGGAATTTCTCATGCGAACGACCTGTAAAGGGACTGAAAGCACTTAAAAAACAGTTATCCTATAAATTCGGTCTCTATTCATAAATATAAACCAATCCGCATGACTTTTAACCTCGTAATCAGTGTTGCACCGGAACTATGCTAATGATCTTGTTGACAACACTGGGAAAATACCTTGCAAAAGACGACCGGCGAGACCGTGATCTTATGAAACGGATACAGCAGCGTGACAGCGAAGCTTTGTCTGAGTTGTATGATCTGTACAGCCGGATCATATATGGAATGATATTGGGGATATTAAGAAAGAAAGAGGAGGCTGAGGATCTGTTACAGGTGATATTCACCCAGATCTGGAATAAATCTGATAAGTACACTGATTCTAAAGGTACTGTTTACACCTGGGTCATGTCACTTGCCAGGAATAAGGCCATCGATCGTCTCCGGTCAAAAGTATATAAAGAACAGGATAAACAATCCGTTAGTCTTGATGATGAAGATGTGTTTAATCCACTATATTCTGAAGAGGCAGATCCTCTTGAGAATGCAGTAAAGAATGATCGGGCTTCTATCATCAGAAAAGCACTGGATGAATTATCTGAAAAACAAAGAAAAGTAATACAAACCGCATACTTCGTAGGAATGACACAGGCAGAGATGTCTGAAGAATTCGGGATACCACTTGGAACCGTCAAAACCCGTATGCGGGACGGGATGATCAAACTCAGAGAGATACTGGAGCAGCGATTATGAATAAGAATATAGATCCGAAATTTAAAGAGCTTTGTACAGCATATGTACTGCGGGCGCTCTCCGGGGATGAAGAAAAAGAATTTTTGTCCATGCTGGAAAACGCCGGGCCGGATGAACGTGAGTTTTATTATAAAATGACTGAGACCGCTTCGGCCCTCTCAGCCGGCGTTAGCAAAGCCGTACCTGCACCCCATATCAAAGAGAAGATTCTCAAAGAGATCAACCAGGAACATTCTGAGAGGAGCCGTGATCAGGCAAACATCCTGAACATGCGCCGGTTCCGTTTTGCAGTGGCAGCATCATTCGTATTCATCTTTATGTCGCTGGGATTGCTTTATTACTCTCAAAATTTGCGACAGGAGATCGGGCAGAAAGAGCAGCTGATTACACAGCAGGAAACCCGAATACAGAGTCTGAATTCTGAACTGGAGCGAAAAGAGGAATTGCTTGCAATTCTGGAATCCAGAGAAGTTGACCTGGTGGTCATGAGCGGTCAGCAGGTAAACCCCCAGGGCTACGGAAAGGTAGTCTGGGATAAAGACAATGGTCAGGCCTTGCTTCAGATCGCGAATCTTCCGCTGATCACCGATCAGAATGATTATCAGCTTTGGTTCATAAAGGACGGGCAGCCGATCAGTGCTGGTATCTTTGGAGTCAAAGATCCTTCCAGAGATAACTTCTTTAAGATCGAAAACCTTAAAGATTCCGCCGATCAGGGAGCATTTGCCATCACACTGGAGCCGGGAGGCGGATCGCCGCAACCAACAGGAGATATGTATCTGCTGGGTGAGTTAGGATCTTAAAGAGCGTTAGATCAGATCAATTGTAAACAGGTTTAAATATAGATTAAGTACCGAACGATTCAATCAGAAATCGGTTTTTCGGGAGTCCATACAAGGATAATATTTACCTAACGGCACGATACCCTGATTCCTCTATCACAATTCCTGATCATCATTACTGCCTTTTTCTTCATTTTTTATGGAATTCAATCCCTCCGGTCAGATATAATGATACAGGAATTCAAACGATTTGGGCTTACCGACTCCCAAAGAAAGATCACAGGAATTCTACAGGTAGCAGGAGCAGTGGGATTATTATCAGGCTTATATTTCCCATTTTTTGGCGCAGCTGCCTCAATCGGGCTCACTATTATGATGCTGGTTGCCTTCATAGTTCGCATAAAAATAAAAGACAGCCTGATGGAAACTATTCCATCATTCTTTTTTATGCTTATCAATGCCTACATAACGCTGCTTTTCTTTGTTTAGATCAGTGCAATTACAATCGATAACACTAAAAAAGAAAATGCGGGAAATGATTTCTTTAGAGGGTCACCTATTTTCATGTGCATAGATACAGCTCCAAACATCAGAAAAGCTATTCCATAGGCAGCATACATTTCGTATTCAGGAAACACAATAGATGCAAGAAGAACCAGAGCAAGTCCAACCTTTAGTGTTCCTACTACGTACATAAACCACACGGGCAGACCGTAGGTTTTGAATTCTTCCCGGATAGTACTGGCCTGACCTCCCCTCCATTCCGTAGCCTTCTTTGAGCGAAGAAGCCAGACATTCAGGATACTAAGTCCGACAATGAGTTTTAAAGCAATCTCGAGGTATTCAATCATGATCTTAGGGATTTAATTACCCATGTAATGTGCTCAAATGATATCTACTATCCAAATAGCAGTAACCGGTAATCCCGGTCCTGTCATATTCAGTTATGCATTCTGAAAATAAGAGCGAATGCTCATTATCAGTATTCCCGGCCAATCACTTACCTACATAAGCCTCTCCTTTCAGTATCCACTCCGGTTCGCCCTCTCCTTTAAGGTAGTAATCGAAATATTCTTTCATACGGATGGCATAGTCCAGTTTATTCGGGAATTTCTGCAGGTGATGGGGTTCATCATGATATTGCAGGAAGACCACATCTTTATCGAATCTCCTCATCGCCAGGTATAACTCGATGCTCTGGTACCAGGGCACCGCACCGTCTGCATCCCCGTGCTGGATCAGCATCGGTGTATTGATCTTGTCTGCAAAGAAGACCGGTGAATTCTCAATATATTTCTCCGGGGCACCCACCAGACTCTCTCCGATCCGGCTCTGGGTCTTCTCATACTGAAACTGCCTTGCCCGGCCTGATGCCCAGCGAATACCGCTGTAGGCACTGGTCATATTACTGACCGGAGCGCCGGATACCGCAGCGGCGAAGATATCGGTCTGAGTGACCATGAATGCGGTCTGATACCCGCTCCAGGAATGCCCGTGCAGACCGATCTTGTCTTTATCGGCCAGCCCCATTTCGATCAGTTTTTGTATGCCTGGAACCAGACTTTTTGTAGCCGCGAATCCCGGTCTTCCGATCTCGAATCGAATATCAGGCAGGAATACCAGGTATTCATCACTTACATACTGGGCAAACACCGGCCTGTGATTGGTTTTAGGCTCATTAAAATCATGAAGGCGATCCGTGAAGAAACGATAATAGTAGGTCATGACCGGATATTTTTTATCCGGGTCGTAATTATCAGGCTTGATCACCACACCCTGAATGTAGGTTCCGTCCACACTCAGCCAGTCGATCAGTTCAGCTGATCCCCAGTTCCATTTTTCCTTAAGGTCTTCGTGAAGCTTACTTAGCTTGGTCACTTTTCTGAAGTCCCGGTTCTCTGCAACCCATAGATTCGGAAATTCATCATAGGCTTCCCGTTTATAGAGGATGCGCTCGCCTTCATCTGCTTTCTTCACAAAACTAAACTTCTTGTCTTCTTCCAGGAGTTTATTAACTCCAGTTCGGGATACATTTGCGGAGTAAAATCCGAAGTTCTTATTTAGGTCATGGTAAGAAGTCAGCAGCAGCTCTTCCCGGTTCCCGAATGAATCAAAATTTTCTTTATTCATTTCTTCTATACGGAAGATCCTTTTCTCAGCTCTCCCCACTCCCTTTGTAAGGTTCACCGGTTTTCCGTCGTCTGTATCAAATTTCCAGATATCATATTTATCATAGATCATCACAGCTCTATCATCTTCAACCCAGCCAGCTACACCATAACCGGGAACATCCGATGGATAATCATGATCCTCATCATAAAAAGGGTTCTCCAGTGATCCTGTAAGGTCTTTCACCGTTCCATCTCCCATGTTCATCAGGTACCAGTTTCCCTTATCATAGTAGGCCGCATACTTTCCGCCGGGTGCAAGATCCACGGACCAGCCGAAATGTTCCAGCAGAACCATTCTCTCTCCGGTATTTACATCCACCCGGTAGTAATCCCGGTATCCGCCATCCCATGTTTGTTCTATCCGGTACGGGAGGTCTGAGTAGCCTATCAGATACCGGTCGTTATGGGCTATACTCAGATCCGGCATTTCTTTATCTGCCAGCTGAACCCATTCATCTCGATCGAGGTGATAAACGGCTGTATATAAATGA
This genomic window contains:
- a CDS encoding methylglyoxal synthase; this translates as MIKSNTHPSIADSTIRMNKKKNIALIAHDHRKPDLLDWAEFNKDLLSQHNLFGTGTTGSLVADKLDLKVHTFKSGPLGGDLQIGSAIVDNEIDVMIFFWDPLLAQPHDVDVKALLRISVVYNIPIACSRSSADFLITSPLMDAEYHRFIVDYSQRFKDPLK
- a CDS encoding DoxX family protein, whose amino-acid sequence is MIEYLEIALKLIVGLSILNVWLLRSKKATEWRGGQASTIREEFKTYGLPVWFMYVVGTLKVGLALVLLASIVFPEYEMYAAYGIAFLMFGAVSMHMKIGDPLKKSFPAFSFLVLSIVIALI
- a CDS encoding exo-beta-N-acetylmuramidase NamZ domain-containing protein, whose protein sequence is MTNYVLFILFIISIQLSGCTETSSQSADPLVKLGSEVLLDRYVEELRGKRIGLLMNPASRVDGVHMLDTLISLDLDIRALFAAEHGFRGQAGAGEKIRDGIDSASGLPVYSLYQGNRKPTEAMLGEVDLILFDLPDVGARFFTYSSTMGKVIEALSETDKELWILDRPNPAGGDYISGFSLRQEYQSFVGAYPMPAVYGLSIGEIAKMAVGESWLELAGDPEIRVIKTEGWNRYMKWQDTGLNWFSPSPNLPSYKHAYVYLGTVLFEGTNVSEGRGTQDPFLQIGSPDLDFEEYELEELAEKHGLNLRKGSFTPVSIPGKALSPKFEGEECTAIIIDPESVDPHKLDPVAFGYDLLLFVKGHTRNFEVLPFINNLSGIGLKEILENNGELPEWAEEVSAFRDTRRPYLIY
- a CDS encoding thioredoxin domain-containing protein, whose translation is MNHLKDESSPYLKQHKDNPVDWYPWGEEAFEKAKKENKPVFLSIGYSTCHWCHVMAHESFEDDDIAGKMNDAFINIKVDREELPHIDSMYMTVCQLINGHGGWPLTIVMTPEKEPFFAATYIPKDARQNRIGMRQLIPGIKGMWNNEPDRINKAITKIREGFERSQLFEESSAPDRSAIENAVRNLKNSFDPEYGGFGSAPKFPSPHNLRFLLREYLRDEDPELEKIITETLRSMRLGGLWDHIGYGFHRYSTDREWLLPHFEKMLYDQALLMITYAEAYSLFGEALFEQTVHEIADYLKRNMLDGSGLFYAAEDADSEGEEGKFYVFESTEVRELLDEDDTDKFISLFGFSDEGNFEDESTGLKTGKNIPRLKYQLPKEEQEWFERVRPELFSYREKRVSPGLDNKILTDWNALLISALAEAGAALDSAELIEMAETAYKALIENHYRLDEGLFHILNDAKRIPALADDYAFTVRAALDLYRTTAEAKYLKHAINLNNEYTDSFYDHKDGGFYLSKEADDQVLGLQKQIFDGAVPSSNSVTMFNLAELGRLTGNINYDEILEQCIKRFSVEMKRYGSSITMGMMALQRTIDPQAEVVITTAENQDEIMSEINKHFIPDCVIHLLNDQNKKDIEAIAPYTKDYETSGSDILIYVCRNFSCERPVKGLKALKKQLSYKFGLYS
- a CDS encoding DoxX family protein, with translation MTAFFFIFYGIQSLRSDIMIQEFKRFGLTDSQRKITGILQVAGAVGLLSGLYFPFFGAAASIGLTIMMLVAFIVRIKIKDSLMETIPSFFFMLINAYITLLFFV
- a CDS encoding sigma-70 family RNA polymerase sigma factor codes for the protein MLMILLTTLGKYLAKDDRRDRDLMKRIQQRDSEALSELYDLYSRIIYGMILGILRKKEEAEDLLQVIFTQIWNKSDKYTDSKGTVYTWVMSLARNKAIDRLRSKVYKEQDKQSVSLDDEDVFNPLYSEEADPLENAVKNDRASIIRKALDELSEKQRKVIQTAYFVGMTQAEMSEEFGIPLGTVKTRMRDGMIKLREILEQRL
- a CDS encoding adenylate/guanylate cyclase domain-containing protein is translated as MINKHQKSFIWRFHLGSDPEDLWPYLSDINRLFKSLGTIPIYPATISRTIPKGFHELTHQHLKSLAVWQEEPVMWEKPHRFGMNRHYRSGIFKELRVLADISTSTDKTRLEIKIHLTTVSPLLTVPINLYFGYYLKKRLSKQLRIIDEACKAKKELYELNKANKLSRFSRRRLKKIIPVLVKETKRKRIVNRLADYLEKADDEQLSRIHPYELAEYWGEKKFSVLNVFLHAANNDLLDFGWDICCPNCNSPKHHFRKFSEAYTPLRCDECDLEYSMDFNKNTQLIFRPNPLIRRIINKQYCAGGPGSKPFRISQHYLELGEDKYLKVHLEEGTYIFKSHQNKGHLKIHVRESGADNVTLYLTDEDFKGQEVTISTRPNLVLSNRSSKKVVCFLDKENWKQEAIYASEVSSSVDFRSLFSRELIKESTKIKTTDLTILFTDLMNSTEMYLQEGDEMAIGRVMSHFKIIQQIVAEERGGIVKTIGDSVMAVFREPVSALKAIQRIQQIFTTSTSLGDSFKIKAGIHMGDCTAVNLNGKIDYFGTTVNLASRLVDVAKEKEVMLSEAVFDHPDVQLYLDRNSDTFFVKETQPELKGFEDEEIKIKQIRMERPTMRLVI
- the ndk gene encoding nucleoside-diphosphate kinase encodes the protein MSKERTLTILKPDCVKKGLIGEVTKRIQEAGFKILAMKMTRLTKDTAGGFYAVHKDRPFYDELCEFMSSGACVPMILEKENAIADFRELIGATNPAEADEGTIRAEFADSLGENIIHGSDSVENGKIEAAYFFPESDVVANQA
- a CDS encoding anti-sigma factor domain-containing protein, translated to MNKNIDPKFKELCTAYVLRALSGDEEKEFLSMLENAGPDEREFYYKMTETASALSAGVSKAVPAPHIKEKILKEINQEHSERSRDQANILNMRRFRFAVAASFVFIFMSLGLLYYSQNLRQEIGQKEQLITQQETRIQSLNSELERKEELLAILESREVDLVVMSGQQVNPQGYGKVVWDKDNGQALLQIANLPLITDQNDYQLWFIKDGQPISAGIFGVKDPSRDNFFKIENLKDSADQGAFAITLEPGGGSPQPTGDMYLLGELGS
- the rlmB gene encoding 23S rRNA (guanosine(2251)-2'-O)-methyltransferase RlmB — encoded protein: MKNDDFVKIYGRNPVEESLSADPSSVEKIFIRKSLKVSSYFDIRRLAKDNSIPLVLVPEEKIFSLVGDVNDQGIVALISPVQYLDYYEWAESLHINDATGVLLLQGIEDPHNFGAILRTAAAAGMDAVIVPTQHQSPITPAVMKSSAGTAGKIPIIRVHDLNQALKDLSLTGFSVHALDGKGSETIWETGINGPSAFLIGNEGKGIPDDILKKCTSVISIPMSNEVESLNASVSASVVCFEWRRRHTVQ
- a CDS encoding prolyl oligopeptidase family serine peptidase gives rise to the protein MRAVLDRTFLLTVTLLFISLSARSQGVLTFEDVMKFDDIGSVVLSEKGDWTAYEVWPDRGDGIVRVKSTNGRNSWDIPLGASPRISGDGAWVAAYRKVPLAVSLSEKKDIPVQGLTLLSTEDGTVIQLDSVRSFQFSEDGKWLAVQHMQSKEVDDLKSKNKRLGTEVILHDLGRGDEYSLDFVREMAFDSLSQYLAYTVVDTSGSNNGLYYFNLKARASSTVDKTENGLYANLTWDHDPQRLAFTKAEMDTSFIDGLASLHLWSVSSGALNTLLEAGDAPDGYHLRTNNQLVFTNDGNRLFFGVMDQDMSELDMVTGEESDEEEVDIYDIESIVEDRGMDLWHGEDPLIKPQEIVTWNRRKDHLYTAVYHLDRDEWVQLADKEMPDLSIAHNDRYLIGYSDLPYRIEQTWDGGYRDYYRVDVNTGERMVLLEHFGWSVDLAPGGKYAAYYDKGNWYLMNMGDGTVKDLTGSLENPFYDEDHDYPSDVPGYGVAGWVEDDRAVMIYDKYDIWKFDTDDGKPVNLTKGVGRAEKRIFRIEEMNKENFDSFGNREELLLTSYHDLNKNFGFYSANVSRTGVNKLLEEDKKFSFVKKADEGERILYKREAYDEFPNLWVAENRDFRKVTKLSKLHEDLKEKWNWGSAELIDWLSVDGTYIQGVVIKPDNYDPDKKYPVMTYYYRFFTDRLHDFNEPKTNHRPVFAQYVSDEYLVFLPDIRFEIGRPGFAATKSLVPGIQKLIEMGLADKDKIGLHGHSWSGYQTAFMVTQTDIFAAAVSGAPVSNMTSAYSGIRWASGRARQFQYEKTQSRIGESLVGAPEKYIENSPVFFADKINTPMLIQHGDADGAVPWYQSIELYLAMRRFDKDVVFLQYHDEPHHLQKFPNKLDYAIRMKEYFDYYLKGEGEPEWILKGEAYVGK